One Procambarus clarkii isolate CNS0578487 chromosome 15, FALCON_Pclarkii_2.0, whole genome shotgun sequence DNA segment encodes these proteins:
- the LOC138364876 gene encoding P-selectin glycoprotein ligand 1-like gives MGPGGGRLCHTGGAQEKWTVKETWFHSTSGSDEGHYRSIPPPGGAQGQETSVPPPDSTQEQDEVYHTSTPPPGSTQGQERLAVMSTWRASSDASVTVRTRTETSVTGGTRTEASVTGGTRTEAYVTGGTRTEAYVTGGTRTEAYVIGGTRNEASVTGGTRTEASVTGGTRTEAYVTDGTRTEASVTGGTRTEAYVTGGTRTEASVTGGTRTEASITGETRTPVFHSGWVSCRDLPSCMSYNNICY, from the exons ATGGGACCTGGAGGTGGACGTCTGTGCCACACTGGTGGAGCACAAGAAAAGTGGACAGTAAAGGAGACGTGGTTCC ATAGCACCTCGGGATCAGACGAGGGTCATTACAGGTCAATTCCACCACCAGGTGGTGCACAAGGTCAAGAGACTTCAGTTCCACCCCCAGACAGCACCCAGGAACAAGACGAGGTCTATCACACGTCAACTCCACCACCAGGCAGCACACAGGGTCAAGAACGTCTTGCTGTAATGA GCACATGGAGGGCATCGTCTGATGCCTCCGTCACTGTTAGGACACGGACTGAAACCTCCGTCACTGGTGGAACACGGACTGAAGCCTCCGTCACTGGTGGAACACGGACTGAAGCCTACGTTACTGGTGGAACACGGACTGAAGCCTACGTCACTGGTGGGACACGGACTGAAGCCTACGTCATTGGTGGAACACGGAATGAAGCCTCCGTCACTGGTGGAACACGGACTGAAGCCTCCGTCACTGGTGGAACACGGACTGAAGCCTACGTCACTGATGGGACACGGACTGAAGCCTCCGTTACTGGTGGAACACGGACTGAAGCCTACGTCACTGGTGGAACACGGACTGAAGCCTCCGTTACTGGTGGAACACGGACTGAAGCCTCCATCACTGGTGAAACTCGGACTCCAGTCTTCCACTCAGGATGGGTCTCTTGTAGAGACTTACCATCATGCATGTCATATAACAATATATGTTACTGA